From one Thermoleophilia bacterium genomic stretch:
- a CDS encoding DnaB-like helicase C-terminal domain-containing protein — SGAIEQDADVIIFVYREEYYLRQKGKEVPDDVKNVAEIIVAKQRNGPTGIVKVYFNDKITFFGDLLHTVA, encoded by the coding sequence ATCGGGAGCTATTGAACAGGATGCGGACGTAATAATATTTGTTTACAGAGAAGAATATTATCTTAGGCAGAAGGGTAAGGAAGTACCCGATGATGTTAAGAATGTAGCTGAAATCATAGTTGCAAAACAAAGAAATGGACCAACAGGTATAGTTAAAGTATACTTTAATGACAAGATAACCTTTTTTGGTGATTTACTACACAC